The Gadus macrocephalus chromosome 3, ASM3116895v1 DNA segment CAAGGGGGTGAGGCGTGGGCTGACAGGGATTATACTAATTtattaaaaccaatactaatttatactaatatatattatcCCGGGAGTACTGCATAACAGAAACATAACAattatataacataatatagaGTCCTGTGGCTAATTATATAGCTGACGTGCTGGCTGTAGGCTGGCGGTTGTGGCAATAACAATGTCCAACATCGTCCTTTTCCTTTGGGGTATTTATTCCAAACGCATTGCAAACATCAGGTCCATCAGTTGGACATTGTTATTGGCACAACGGCCAGCCTACAGCGAGCGCGTCAGCTAAATAATTAGATACAGCACTCTTACAGCTACAGTTAACACCAATTATATCTGTAGCCCCAAGGCAAACAGGCAAGTCGAGCTTCTACCACATTATACATGCATATACTCAAGCACATCCAATATACAAATACCCATTCAAGGACCAACAGCATGTGAAGAAAGTAGTAAACAGACTTTAACTTGTACAACCATAGGTGTGTATCTGAATCACAGGGACAGAGGGCCCTCACATGTGGACTGTTATGCTCCCAGACAGAACAAAGGACCTGGGCGGGTTAGAGCATCCCCTTAACTAGGAGGTAGTGAGGTCAGGTGAGACTGGGCCAAACCACGGAGGTATGCGGAGAGTGGCTGAATTAGTATGGTTTTATTCTGCACTAACCTACACCACCTTTTAATGTGTACAGTATAAAAAGTGAATTAAAGTGCATGTGTGCCACTAGCAATGGTTCACATAAGACAGAGTCCGGGGGGGTCTGGTGGAAAGAGTCTGACTGCTTTTGACCAACAGGTGACTGGTTAGAGTGGAAATGTGTAAGATTGACCCCCTCTCAGTCAGTAGGCGGTGTAGATTCAGaattaaaaaacagtgttttgtCCGCCTTAACTAGCTGAGCAATTGTGTGACGCGCGGACTAGCATAGTTCAGCCGGCTGGATGGCGTTCCTTTGAGGGATTTTGAGATTGACGATAGTACCATTACTGTATACAAGGAGAGGTACAGGGTTACCCgcatttttatttgtagaatatatcGCAGTTATTTCATTCTTGGCGTTATTTAAACCCCtatcgatcagcattgactacagatCTTTCCGAGTCATTTTAAGGTGTGAGCCTGTTAAAAATGCTAAGAGACTTTAACCCCCAATGGCTCTGATTAGTTTTGCGCGAATGGACTCATTATGTGCCAACCATTGTGAGAAAATGTGATTGTAATGATAGTTGCATGAGCCCAAAacctattttatttataaacattttatactTGCACTCTTCTGCTCACAGAGACATCAACAAGAGTTCAGAGGTGAAAATCGTGCACACGTCTGTGCATGGTGTCGGCCACACGTTCGTCCAGGCAGCGTTTAAGGCCTTTGACCTTCGACCTCCCTTTGCCGTAGAGGAGCAGAAGGACCCTGACCCTGAGTTCCCCACCGTCAAGTACCCAAACccagaggaggggaaaggggtCCTggtacagacgcacacacacacttacgcacataatctctctcacacacacacacacacatacataatcacttcaacacacacatataatccctcccacaaacacacacacataatcactcACACCATCTTATCACTCAAAATCAATAATTGCTGCAAATCAGAAATACACAATCCCACAtggctgcaacacacacacatatggtggTACACAGTTGTGGTAGGGTGGTATGAAATGTGCTCTGTTCGTTTGCAGACTCTGTCGTTCGCCCTGGCTGATAGAGAGGGAGCCAGCGTGGTGCTGGCCAACGACCCAGACGCTGACCGCTTGGCCATCGCTGAGAAACAGAAGAGGTGCGTTTATTTGTGCATCTGGTGTGTAATGTGTGGACCTGCCTTTAAGAAGTGTGTGCTCTACTGTGGTTTAAGGCAGATGCACCTGCCACACTCACAAGTTGTTTGGCAagatgtgagtgtgtctgtgattggtcgaacacAAGCACCAAACTGCTCTTTCAGTTTCATCATTTAAATAGGCTAATCCTCTTTTCAACTCCATTATGAACCTTTAATGAAACCCATGACctgtaacaaacacacagctccGATCACGTCATCGTCACTGAAGTTGTGTCGCGCCGCACGCAGCCTTGAACGCAAAGTTAGCATATTGTTGAAGGGCTCCGATGCCTTCTCCCTCCGACCGcctgctctccctcccctgtGCAGCGGTCAGTGGCGGGTGTTCACCGGCAACGAGCTGGGGGCCCTGCTCGGTTGGTGGATGTTCCGCTGCTGGAAGAAGCTGAACCCAGAGCCGGCGGCGGTGAAGAGCGTCTACATGCTGGCCAGCACCGTCTCCTCCAAGATATTAAGAGCCATCGCACTCAAGGAAGGCTTCCACTTTGAGGTAACATCGATTCATCCGAAACAGATGAACACCTCATACCGTTTATAGGGAATATGTTAATtcaatatgtttttttctttggttgattATCAGAGTTGCATGTTGTGGGATAGTCATTCTGTCTTTGTATTTGGTATTTAGAAAACgtaaattcattcatttttctgCATATTCTTAACAAACTGTTAAAGCAGGCATAGATGAAAATGACGTGTCATGTTACCACTGAATGTCTGGTCATGGTTCTGGTATAATTTCCTGTGTGGACAGGAAACTCTGACAGGATTCAAATGGATGGGGAACAGGGCCAAAGAGCTGCTGAAAAATGGAAAATCTGTCCTGTTTGCCTTTGAGGAGGccataggtacacacacacacacacacacacacacacacacacacacacacacacacacacacacacacacacacacacaaaagctctTTCAATAATTGTTCCCATCAATAATtgaattaagaataccatgaaAACCTTCTAAGAATCCCCAGCTCTCAAAACTCTGACCATGACACATCAAATAATTACCTCACTCCTTCCTATACCTGCTATAGCACTATATTTGGTAAATAAGAAAGGTTGAGTTTTGGGCGGGAACAAAACGTATGGTTTATGTTAAACCCTATCATTGTAAAATCATTTACACAGTACCAAATAAAACTTGTCATGCGCCAAGTAGTTGAGATCTGCCGCAAAAGATTACAACTGAGTCCTGACACCATGCGATCGATCCTTGCCTGCCATGTTCATAGAGTTCTGTCCTTGACAAAGCATCTGCGGCTAAAAATGTCCCACCTTTGAAGAACTCCCCTCAAAGAGCCTGTGAGCCTCTGAGTGGATGTCTTTTGCCTCCCTCAGGAAGGAGCTAGCTGGGCTGCTCAAAACACACTCGCTTGTAACATATTCGCCTTGATCAATCTAGTAGATGTGTGTAAATATTGACCCAAaactatgtgcgtgtgcgtgtgcgtgtgtgtgtgtgtgcagggtacATGTGCAGTCCATGGGTACTGGACAAGGATGGAGTGAGTGCTGCAGCCATTGCAGGGGAGATGACTTCCTACCTGGCAGCCAAAGATATCAGCCTCTCCCAGCAACTCACCAGCATCTACGAagagtaagacacacacacacacacacacacacacacacacacacacacacacacacacacacacacacacacacacacacacacacacacacacacacacacacacacacacacacacacacacacttaaaatacttcttatgtattgtattgtactgtaattatgtatatgtatttatgtatgcacACAACCTTTAtacaaccatttacatttttggTTACAAGAACAAACAATgaaaagtataaaataaaagCCTTCACATAATGCAGAGTAGCAATAAGAAAAGAGTAAGAGATTTTCTTTGTCCAAGTGGTTATAATATTAAAGTACATAATACCAGAGGTACTTACAGTACATTAAGTATTTTGAGGTTTTGATATCCatcgtcaaccccccccccccccccccccctctgttcccCAGGTACGGCTACCACATCACCAAAAACTCCTACTTCATCTGCCACGACCAGGAGGTCATCCGCAGCCTCTTCCAGCGCTTGAGGAACCACGGCGGCCAGAAGGACTCGTACCCCAGCGAGTGCGGCGGCTTCTCGGTCACCTCGGTGCGCGACCTGACCACCGGCCACGACAGCAGTCAGCCCGACGACAAGGCGGTGAGGAGGGGATGCGCCATGAGGGGATCCACACAACGCCTCATACGTTTAGAGATTTGGATCAGTGAGCCATTGCTTCGCAGTTGCACATATATCGTTCACTTGTCTCTCTTTTAGATTCATTATGAAATCAATATGTTCATACTTACATTGATACTAGCTCATTTAAGATATTTGGCAGTGTTATTTTTGACACGTTACATTTAAGTTTTAGGGaatttagctgacgctttttatccaaagcgccttaCAACGGCTCATAGACACATTctcacaccgacggcggagtcaaccatgcaagcgacagccggctcgtcgggagcagttagggttaggcgcctgctcagggacacctcgacggttatacaataaacaaggaAATCAGAATAAAACAAATCTTCAACCAATCAATCGACACTCTTGGGAGACCCTTGGCTAGAACGCATAGTCAAAGAGGTCAATGGCAGAAGGGTCCAGTCCTCAGAACTACATTGACAGACCAGAGGCCAGCTCAATGACACTACCATGCGTGTCTCCATGAACCCACCAGGTGCtccccacctccagctccagccAGATGAtcaccttctccttctccaacgGAGGCGTGGCCACCCTAAGGACCAGTGGCACGGAGCCCAAGATCAAGTACTACACGGAGCTCTGTGCTGCCCCCGGCAACaggtgaggaggaaggaggctgCTTTCCAAGTAGCTCACACTCAATGGGTTTACAGCTAGATCGGAATAAGCCTTATACCGATTTTGCTACTAGAACGGACCGTGTCAATTATCTGAACGTGCATGGCATTTAAGAGATCGGATAATGGCCGGAGCATGTCTGAATCCGCTACCATAGGTGTCGCTGtagccctttcaacaagtggTGATAGAGCCACTTCCGGTTGACCTCTACGTCCCAGCAACAACCAACACAGGCGGCGTTCGAGAAcgatgttttcagtagacagcggtcagttcacttcgggtccgtGTCTTTCCGTTGTTCCGACCTCTcggccgtttgcggactcctccggcggcggcggagcagcgggaggagtccagtcggaggagtccgcatacggCCGAGAGGACGGAACAACGGAATGACACGGACCCGAAGTGGACTGACAGCTGTCCCGCACACGgccacaatccctttctcctccatgtggcgtttcaatctggacttcactgagtcaaagccaaagttccttcccccccccaattccttctccaccatggtgATCGCTCCCAGTTCAATGCCCCTTCACCGTCCAAGCTGTCTGTAGAACAAATGTGTCTCTCGTCTCCCTTTATAGTCTCACCCATGGTGTTTTCTTGGTATTTAACTATGGCAATAATGACCTCACAGTAGTTTCAGATTTGCACGTAACTTTTGAAGTCGAAGTCTTTTCCCCAACagaaatgcctgaaatggctgTGTATTTTTGAAATTCTCTGTGTGTTCACCCTGGGAGCTACATGCAGATCCCTTGTAGTGAAGCATTGTCTCAGAAGGACATGGGATAGGCTAGGAATCCTTCCTAAAAACGACTTATCCCAATAGATGACTATTTgactcttgctgtctctctccccctccgctCAGTGACGTGGAGCAGCTGCAGAAGGAGCTGGACAACCTGGTGGACGCCCTGGTTGAACACTTCTTTGAGCCGGAGAAGAACAAGTTGCAGCCAAAGCCAGAGTAGCACTATAGCTGCATACATACAATAAATAGCAGACCAATAACAGCCTAGACCGATATTTTGAGCCATGTCTGAGCAACGGATTCTATgtattattttaacatatttggcTTTTGGTGAATGATGTATTTTTCAGCTTTGAATCGGAAGAAGCGTACTCGCAGAATTCCCTGGGTTaatgagtaggcctacactcTTGGTAATGGCAACATTCATTCTCCAAGGTCAACCCATTCTGAGCACAACATTCCAGTGATGGTTAGTGTTTGGATTTTGTGATGGGATATATAAACCAAAGCCCCTGCAAATACTCTTGCTTTTCCAGTTT contains these protein-coding regions:
- the pgm2 gene encoding phosphoglucomutase-2, which translates into the protein MENGKLDQDIKTWLEYDKNPKTAALVKALVQEGALEQLRRCFSSRMVFGTAGLRAAMGPGVSCMNDLTIIQTTQGFCGYLEQCFPDLKERGVVIGYDARAHPASGGSSKRFASLAAAAFTSRGVPVHLFSDITPTPFVPFAVSHLGLCAGVMVTASHNPKEDNGYKVYWDNGAQIVPPHDKGIAQAIEENLEPWPQAWDTEKALSSPLLKDPYQDVHEQYFKAIQQHCHHRDINKSSEVKIVHTSVHGVGHTFVQAAFKAFDLRPPFAVEEQKDPDPEFPTVKYPNPEEGKGVLTLSFALADREGASVVLANDPDADRLAIAEKQKSGQWRVFTGNELGALLGWWMFRCWKKLNPEPAAVKSVYMLASTVSSKILRAIALKEGFHFEETLTGFKWMGNRAKELLKNGKSVLFAFEEAIGYMCSPWVLDKDGVSAAAIAGEMTSYLAAKDISLSQQLTSIYEEYGYHITKNSYFICHDQEVIRSLFQRLRNHGGQKDSYPSECGGFSVTSVRDLTTGHDSSQPDDKAVLPTSSSSQMITFSFSNGGVATLRTSGTEPKIKYYTELCAAPGNSDVEQLQKELDNLVDALVEHFFEPEKNKLQPKPE